A genomic region of Miscanthus floridulus cultivar M001 chromosome 3, ASM1932011v1, whole genome shotgun sequence contains the following coding sequences:
- the LOC136546499 gene encoding beta-mannosyltransferase 1-like has protein sequence MSVRIKAVVDRFVKELQEALDADIQDRMMKEREMQSYIEEREREVAEREAAWKAELSRREAEIARQEARLKMEKENLEKEKSVLMGTASSQDNQDGALEITVSGEKYRCLRFSKAKK, from the exons ATGTCGGTGCGGATCAAGGCGGTAGTAGACCGGTTCGTGAAGGAGCTGCAGGAGGCGCTGGACGCGGACATCCAGGACCGCATGATGAAGGAGCGCGAGATGCAGAGCTACATCGAGGAGCGCGAGCGCGAGGTCGCCGAGCGGGAGGCCGCCTGGAAGGCCGAGCTCTCCCGCCGCGAG GCTGAGATTGCACGGCAAGAAGCTAGGCTGAAGATGGAAAAGGAGAATTTAGAGAAGGAAAAGAGTGTCCTCATGGGGACAGCATCCAGCCAAGACAACCAAGATGGAGCCCTTGAGATCACTGTCAGTGGTGAGAAGTACAGGTGCCTCCGTTTCTCTAAGGCGAAGAAATGA